The genomic window TTCTAGCTCTTTTTGTGCGATATGTCCGCGTATTTTGCCTATATACACGCTTAGAATCCACAGCAACATCATTTGCGTTGCAAATGCTTTTGTGCTTGCCACGCCTTTTTCAATTCCTGCACGAGTGAGGAGCGAGACATCGGCTTCACGCACAATAGAGCTATTATCCACATTGCAAATAGCGAGGCTTTTTAAGCCATTTTTTTTGGCAAGCTTGAGGGCTTCAAGCGTATCAGCAGTTTCACCACTTTGGGAGATGACAATAAAAAGCTCACTTTTATTCATCACAGGTTGAGAATAGCGAAATTCGCTTGCAATGAGCACATTTGTTTTTATTTTTGCCAAACGTTCAAAGAGGTATTTTGCACTTAATCCCGCGTGATAGCTTGTCCCACACGCACAAATGCTAATACTTTGTATATCATTAAAAAAGTGAGATTCTATTTCATTGAGGATAATATCTCCCTCACTCACGCGTCCCATCATAGTTTCAAGGAGAACTTTGTGTTGCTCATAGATTTCTTTCTCCATAAAGTAGCGATACCCTTCTTTTTGTGCGTAGCCTTTGGTGCTATTTAGTTTTTTTGCACCTTTGAGTGTGTCAAATGCGCCAAGTTTCATCACGCCTATATCGCCATCTTGCAAATATACTACACTCTCTACAAGCCCAATGAGAGGCGCATCAGAGCTTGCAAAATAAATTTCATCTTGCTTTGTCGCGCTTTTGCCAATGATAAGCGGTGAGCCATTTTTGGCATAAAAAATACAATCGGGTGCTTTTTTGGTAATAAGCAAAATGGCAAAAGCACCTTTGAGCTCGGCAATAGTCGCTTTAAAGGCTTGGAGAGCATCTGCAAAAGTCTTTGTATATTCTTCAAATAAATGCACAATCACTTCGGTATCAGTTTGCGAGAGAAAAGTATGTCCTTTTTGTTCCAAAGCGTGTTTAATTTCTTGATAATTTTCAATAATGCCATTATGCACAACATTGCTAAAAGCGGCGATATGAGGGTGGGCATTTGCTTCGGTAGGTTTGCCGTGCGTAGCCCAACGCGTATGCCCGATACTCACGCCAAAATCTGTGGAGCTAAAATTTTTGCATTTAGATTCTAAATTGCTTAATTTTCCAACAGAGCGAAAAGTTTGCAATTCATTTTTGCTTAATACCGCAATTCCTGCACTATCGTAACCACGATATTCTAGCTCCTTTAAGCCATTTAAAAGAATCTCTTTTTTTTCATCTCGACCAATATAGCCTACAATACCGCACATTAGCTCTCCTTTGAAAATTAATATATTTTTTGCATATTTTACTATAAAATTATTCACGCGTTATCACACGATTTAGAATCTATGCTATATTGAGGAGAGGAATGATTATGAATAAATGGTGTATGTTGTATTTATCTGTGGGATTAAGCGGTGTGTTTGCAGATTCACTGCCTAATTTACCCGAAGAGAAACAAAACAAAAAACCTTATCTTTTGCTCTATCCGCATAAAGCAGTATATATTTTGCCTTTTTATCATAGTTTGAGTGAGCCTACTCCTAGTGAATCTAGTTTGCCAAATAAAGATACAGAAACCAAATTTCAATTTAGCTTTAAGCTTGCTGTGTTTAATGAGCTTTTCTCACCTTATGGGACATTTTATTTTGGCTATACGCAAACAGCGTGGTTTCAAAATTATAATCAAGCAGATTCGCGTCCTTTTAGAGATATAGATTATCAACCTGAATTATTTTATAGCTATGAGCGTCCTATAAGCTTTTTGGGCGGTGCTTTTAAGGATATTTCTTTTGGATACAATCATATTTCAAATGGTGAGAGAGCATTGCGCTCACGCACCCAAAATCGTCTTTTACTCAATATGCGATGGGAGTATGACATAGCACCACAAAGTGTATTTGGTATTAAGCTAGGTGCGTGGGTGTATATAGGCAAACATCTTGATGGTTTTATGGCAGATAATCCTGATTTAGCCCTTTATCGTGGGTATAATGATATAGGATTGTATTACAAGAGTAATCGTAATTTGCTTGAATTATATATGCGTCCGCCTATTGCACGGAGGTATTATCCTTATTTTGAGTTGGGCTATACACTGCGTGTGAGTGATAATATAGGGATTTATGTTCAATATATAAATGGATATGGGGATAATATGTTTGAGTATAAAATGCGCAGTGAACGCATAGGTGTAGGATTTCGCTTGTGGAATAAGTGATAGGTAAAATATAGAATTTCATTCATTTTTCAACAAAAAAATAAAATTACATATTGTATTTGTTACTTTTTGTATCTTTTGTAAAATGCTTATATCAAGGGCTTTGGAGCAGTTTTGGCACATTAGATTCTCTAAAAATCTCAACAAAAAAATAAAATTACATATTGTATTTATAAATTTATGCAAAAATACTGAAATTTTAACCAAAACATACAAAGGAGATGTGATGAGTAGCATTTTAGGATTCCCACGCATTGGGCAAAATAGAGAGTTGAAAAAGTCCCTTGAGGCTTTTTGGGGCGGTAAATGTAGTCAGAGCGAGCTAGAGGGCGTTGCTAAGGATTTACGTAAAAAGCATTGGAATATGCAAAAATCCCTTGATTATGTGTGCGTGAATGACTTTAGCTACTATGATAATGTGCTTGATCTTGCCTATGCACTTGGCTGCAAACCCGCTAGATTCAAGCATTTAAGTGGCTTAGATGGGTATTTTGCAATGGCGAGAGGACATCAAAAGGGTGTGGCTTGTGAGATGACAAAATGGTTTAATACTAACTATCATTATGTAGTGCCAGAGCTTAGTATCGATGATGAGTATAAGGCTGATGCGAATGGTATTATCGCGCAATACAATGAGGCAAAGGCACTTGGCTTTAAGCCAAAGATTCAGTTAATCGGCGTTTTCACGCTCTTTGCGTTGAGTAAGGTTATTAAGGGAGAGCCAAAGGAGGTTTTTCACAAGCTTAAGAGTGCGTATTTTGACTTAATCGAGCAAATCGCAAAGATAGATTCAGAAGTGCTTGTAGAATTTAGTGAGCCTATTTTTGTGCGTGGATTCAATGCAGATATCTTTGGGCTAGAATGTCAGCAGGGTGGAAGTGCGATTGAGTGTGTTTATAATAACATCGCTAAAAAGGGCATTAAAGCTATTGTAAGCACATTTTTTGAGCATAGTAATGAGCTTACAGAAATTTTATTAAAAACTGATATTTATGGCATAGGGCTTGATTTTGTCGCTGGGGCAAAGAATAAAGAGGTTTTGGAATCTATTGCAAAAAGTGATAAAGTGCTGTATGCAGGGGTGATTGATGGACGTAATATTTGGGTGGCGGATTTAGAATCTAAACTCGCGCTTTTAGAATCTATCGCGGATATTGTGCCTAAAAATCGTATTGTGGTAACTAGCTCCTGTTCGCTTTTGCATACGCCCTTTAGCAAGGAGGGAGAGGATAAAATAGATTCTCAAATCCTTTCTTGGCTAAGTTTTGCAAAAGAAAAAATCGATGAATTGCTCGTGCTTGAGCACATTTTTCAAGGCACACAAAGTGCGAGTGATAGTGCATTTTTGGAGCGAAATAAGTCCATTAATATTTCGCGTAAAACTTCGAGCAAGACGAATAACAAGGCTGTGAGAGAGCGTGTCCAAAATCACACACAAAATCAAAGAAGTGTGCCATTTGCGCAGCGCATTAAGCTTCAAAAAGAGCAGTTTAATTTTCCTATCCTACCTACAACTACAATTGGTTCTTTTCCTCAAACACCTGAACTTAGAGCATTGCGTCTTAATTACAAAAAAGGCGAGATAAATAAGGTGCAATATGAAGAGGGTATAAAAACTTATATTAGAGATTGTGTGAAGTTCCAAGAAGAAATTGGCATTGATGTGCTTGTGCACGGAGAGCCGGAGCGAAATGATATGGTGGAGTATTTTGGCGAGCAATTAGAAGGATTTGTGTTTAGTCAAAATGCGTGGGTGCAAAGCTATGGCAGTCGCTGTGTAAAACCACCGATTATTTTTGGTGATGTGGCTCGTCCAAAGCCTATGACATTAGAGTGGAGTAAATTTGCGCAAAGCCTTACACAAAAGGTGATGAAAGGAATGCTCACAGGTCCTGTTACAATTTTAAATTGGAGTTTTGTGCGAGATGACTTAGAGAGAAGTGCGGTGTGTAGGCAAATATCTCTAGCTATTGCTGATGAAATTGATGATTTGCAAAAGGGTGGAATTAAAATCATTCAAGTTGATGAAGCTGCTTTCAAAGAGGGGTATCCATTGCGTAGCGAAAATATCAAAGCGTATGAGACTTGGGCATTAGAGTGCTTTAAGATTTCTACCGCAGTAGCACTTCCTCAAACCCAGATTCATACCCATATGTGTTATAGTGAGTTTAATGATATTATTAAAACCATTGAAGCCCTTGATGCTGATGTGATAAGCATTGAAACAGCAAGAAGTGGCAATGAGCTATTAAAAGTCTTTAAACAAGTGGGTTATACACACGAAGTAGGACCGGGTGTATATGATATACATAGTCCTAGAATCCCAAGTGTGGAGGAACTTAATGTGCAAATTAAGGCTTTGCTTGAAGTATTGCCTAAAGAGCAGCTATGGATTAATCCAGATTGTGGGCTTAAAACGCGCAAATGGGAAGAAGTAAAGCCAAGTTTGAAAAACATTGTAGAAGCTGTTAAGAGTGTGCGAGCAGCTTTATAAGTGTGAAATAGATTCTATGATAATGGTAAATAGATATGTATGACATAGAATCCCTCATAGAGCAACTTCACTCTACAGAGCCTTTTTTGAGTGTAGAGATTGCTCCAAGTATAAGTGGTAGGCTTGATGAGAATTTACTAGAAGATTTAAAAACACTTAAACTTGCTCATGCTTTTGTTTGCACAGATTCGCCTTTAGCTCGTTTTAAACCTTCATCAATCTTAAGTTCTCTTAAGTTTCAAAATGCACTCCAAAAGCCTGTTATTTGCACAATTTCAATGAGAGATAGGAACTCTATCGCTTTATGTGGCGATATTTTAAGTGTTAATGAGTTAGGATTGCGCACTTTTTTGACACTCACAGGCGATAGCATTAAAAATGGAGATTGCCTACAATCAAAGGGTGTGTTTGAGGATAATTCTCTTAAACTCGGACATATCATTGATGAGTTAAATTGTGGTAGAGCACTCAATGGCAAGTCTCTTAAAGAAAATATTAAAAGAATCTATAATTTTCAAGTGATAAATGCGTATGCGAATAATCCTTTATCGCTAAAAAATAAAATGCGTAAAAAATTAAGCAGTTGCGAGATTCACGCTCTTTTTACACAGCCTGTTTATTCTCTTAATGCAGCGGAATTTTTACTCCAAAGCCTTGAAGAGATTAAGAGTGAATGCAATATCAAAAGCGCACTTGTACTTGGATTTTTTCCTGTTTTAAGCTACAAAACGGCACTTTTTTTGCGCGATAAGCTTCCGGGTGTATATATACCAAATGAATGGGTGCAAAAACTAGAAAAAGCTCATAATAAAGGCAAAGATGAGGAAAAGAAGGTAGGGCTAGAGATTTCTCATTCTTTGTTTATGGAACTTAAAAGTGTGCATAATAAATTTCACTTTATGAGTGCAAATAAGCCAAGCTTGGTAAAAGAATTTGCATAAACCTTTGATTCCTTATTGATTTATGATATTTTCAAAGATTTCACTTATAATGGCATTTTAGAAAACTCTAAAGGAGATTTATGCGAAGCGACATTGTGAAAAAGGGCTATCAAAGAGCCCCTCATAGAAGTTTATTGCGTGCCACAGGGCTAAAAGATGAAGATTTTAATAAACCCTTTATCGGCATTGCAAATAGTTATATTGACATTATTCCCGGGCATTTTTTCTTAAACCGCTATGCGCAGATTATCAAAGAGGAGATTCGCGCTGCTGGGGGCGTGCCTTTTGAATTTAATACCATTGGCGTAGATGATGGCATCGCAATGGGGCATAGCGGTATGCTCTACTCTTTGCCTAGTCGTGAGCTGATTGCAGATTCTATTGAAACAATGATGAACGCGCACTCGCTAGATGCGATGATTTGTATCCCAAATTGCGATAAAATCGTGCCCGGAATGCTTATGGGTGCGTTGCGCGTGAATGTGCCAACTATCTTTGTGAGTGGTGGTCCAATGAAAGCCGGGAAGCTAGAGGACGGCACAATTTTGGATTTAAATTCTGCTTTTGAAGCGGTGGGAGCATTCGCAGAGGGTAAGATTAGCGAAAAAAGGCTACACGAGATAGAATGCAATGCGTGTCCGGGCGGTGGGAGCTGTAGTGGAATGTTTACTGCAAACTCTATGAATACGCTTTGTGAGGCGATGGGGGTTGCGCTGCCGGGAAATGGCACGATTTTAGCCTTAAGCAAGGAGCGTGAGGAGCTTTTACGCAAAGCGGCGCGTAGAATTGTAGAGATTGCGCTAGATGAGCAAAAAAGCGAGCAGTTTAGATTCCGAAATATTTTAAATAAAAAAGCCGTGCATAACGCGTTTGTCGTGGATATGGCAATGGGCGGCAGCACAAACACAATCTTGCATATGTTAGCTATTGCTAAAGAGGCGGAGGTGGATTTCAACCTAGATTCTATCAATGCCATTGCTTCAAAAGTCGCACATATTACTAAAATCGCTCCGGCATTAAGCACAATCCATATGGAAGACATCAATCGCGCGGGGGGTGTGTCGGCAGTAATGAATGAAGTTGCAAAAAGAAATACGTCTTTGGGCAGTCATTCCGCAGATTCTATTCTCTATTTAGACGCACTCACAATTACAGGCGAGACTTTGGGAGAACGCATTGCAAACGCACAGATTGTAGATTCTAGCGTTATCCGACACAATGAAAACGCGTATTCGCCGGTAGGTGGGCTAAAGATTCTTTATGGTAATTTAGCGCGTGAAGGAGCGGTGCTCAAGGTCGCCGCAGTGGCAGAATCTATGAAAGAATTTGAGGGAAGTGCGGTGTGCTTTAATTCGCAAGAGGAAGCGATTAAAGGCATTGCGGGAGGCAAGGTAAAAGCGGGGAATGTCGTAGTAATCCGCTATGAGGGACCCAAAGGTGGACCGGGAATGCAAGAAATGCTCACTCCCACAAGCCTCATTATGGGAATGGGACTTGGTGAATCTGTCGCACTCATTACCGATGGACGCTTTAGTGGTGCGACAAGGGGAGGCTGTATCGGGCATATTAGCCCAGAAGCAGCAGAAGGAGGATTAATCGCGCTGATTGAAGACGGAGATAGAATTGCGATTTCTGTTTCAAAAGGCACTTTAGAATTGCTCGTGGATTCCGCTGTTTTAGAATCTCGCCGTGCAAAATGGAAGCCTATCAAAAAGGAGATTCCAAGCAAATGGTTGCGCCGCTATGCGCTGCTTGTGAGCAATGCGGCAAATGGCGCAGTATTAAAAACAGAGCTGTAAAATGGCAACAAACAAAAATTCAAAAGAAACAGTTAGAAAATTTGAAAGATGCGAAGAATATGATTATATAACTTCATATGAAAGTGCAAAATGTTTGTGGTTTCTGGCTAGTATTCACCCTAAAAAATATGAGACAACACGAAGTTTAACCGCTTACGAACTTTTTGCGTCAGCCACCAATTACGGTTTGGCTATTGAGCTACTCCTAAAAACTATTATTTCTGGAGAAAGCGGAAAAAGCCAGATAAAATACATAATTTATATAAGCTGTTTGAAAAAATAAATGAAGACACCCGAGATATGATTTGCAACAGATATGACAATTACATTTCTCATAATAAACCGCTAGAATTGTTTATTAGAGGAGCTACTCCTAAAAACCAAAAAGAAAAATTTGAGAATTCTAAATCACCTAATAAAAAAAGAAACAAAGATGTAAAAAGTCTTTTAGAAAACAATCAAGATATTTTTACTCAGTTTAGGTATATGGGTGAAAAAGCACGAACAGAGGAAGTGGAGTATTTTTACTATGAATATGGTTATTTTGATGCATTATGCAAATCTCTAATTGATGTTATACAAGAAAAATTAAAGGGTTAAGGAATCAAATGAGTCAAGTTATACCACATTTGCTTATTCAAATTGTAGATTTTTTGAAAAAGTCTCCTGTTGCCTTAAGCAAACAAAGCCGAGATGGTAGGATAAATTCTGCCTTTAATGAAGATGAAATTTTTAAATGCTTAGAAACAAATTTTGCAATAAATCGCCCAAATATGCGCGATTGGGTAGATTTTAGCTTTGAGGAAAATAATATTTTTTATCCTGTCAACATCAAAGTAAGCACAACAAAAACCACTGATAATCTTAATTGCAAACTTGGAATCTATTATGCCTTAACAGGCAAGATTCCACCTTTTGGTAATGGTGTAAGCTGGGATTGCTACTTCAAAAGTCTTAAAGAAAATATACAGCAAAATTCAAAAGATTATTATTTTTTGATTATCAATAAAGATAATTCTAGTGATGTATTTGCTACTTCTTTAAAAAACTTAGAATCTATCTTGCCAAATGGCAATAATCTCCCCTTTCAAGCAAAATGGAACAATAATCGCAAACTGATAAATAGAGATTTTGAAAGTGCAAAAGCCTTTTTGCTTGGAACTTTTGAAGAATCTTTAAAATTAAGAGCTGATGCTTACCTCCATTTTAAGAAGTATTTTTATGAATCTTGATGTAGTAAATTTGGGACAAGTTTTCACCCCGCCGCATATCGTAAGTGATATGTTAAATCTTATCCAAAGCACTACAAGGCTAGAAAATCCGCGATTCTTAGAGCCAAGTTGTGGAAATGGAGCATTTTTTAAAAATTTACCCAGCAATAAAGTAGGCATAGAGTTAGATTCTAAAGTAGTTTGTGATAAATCTGTATTGAAAGTTGATTTTTTTAGTTATCCTGTGAGTGAAAAATTTGATTGTATTATTGGCAACCCTCCTTATGTGCGTTATCAAGATATTTTAGATTCTACGAAATTCCTTTTAAATGCTTATAAGAATATCTTTGATTCTCGTTCGAATTTGTATTTATTTTTTATCTATAAATGTATCTTGCATTTAAAAGATAAGGGGGAGCTAATTTTTATCACGCCTAGAGATTTTCTAAAAAGCACTGCAAGCATAAAACTCAATGAGTTTTTATTCTCGCAAGGTAGCATAACAAATTTTATAGATTTGGGAGATAAAAAGATTTTTAACAAGGCTCAACCAAATTGTGCGATATGGAGGTTTGAAAAAGGTAATTTTGGGAGAAAAACCCAATGTTTGAGGGAATTTAGTTGTATCAATGGACAGATTCTTTTTACTAAAAAATCTTATAGTATTCCTTTTAGCTCATTGTTTTTTGTGAAAGTTGGAGCAGTAAGTGGGGCAGATACTATTTTTGCAAATCAACAATGGGGTAATGTAGAATTTGTGAACTCTACCACTGCAAAAAGTGGTAAAACAAAAAGAATGATTTATGGAGAACGCGCAAAAGATTGTGTGTATTTGCAAGAATTTAAGCAAAAATTATTGCAAAGAAAAATTAAAAAATTTGATGAAAGTAATTGGTGGCAATGGGGCAGAGATTATTATAAGAGTGATATACCACGCATTTATGTTAATACCAAAACTCGCAATAAAAAACCTTTTTTTATCCATTCCTGTAATGCTTATGATGGCTCTATTTTGGCGATTTTTCCAAAATTTGAAGTGGATTCTAAGAATTTACAAGATTTGTGCGAGAGGCTCAATAATATAGATTGGGAGGAGCTAGGATTTGTATGTGATGGACGATTTTTATTTTCCCAAAGAAGCCTAGAGAATTGTATGTTAGATTCTAGCTTTCAGGATATTGGCAGTAAAGTTAGACAAAGGATTTAATAATGAAATGGACTTTAGTTTTAGAATCTTGCAAGGCAAAATAGCAATCAGTAAAAAAGAGATTCTAAGCAAGTGGTTACGCTGCTTGTGAGCAACGCCGCAAATGGCGCGGTTTTAAAGACGGAGATATGAGAGTGAGAATGCGGTTTTCAAACTCTTGTTACTTTGCTTGTATCAAGGAAGCATTGCCAAAGTCTCATTATCCACCGCTTTTAGTAGCATTCAAGGTTTAAAGCGTATTAAATAAATCCGTTGAAAGGTATCGCTCCGCTGTGTCATTAAGCATAGTAAGCACTTTTTTATTTGGATTGTTTTTGGCAATTTCAAGTGCAGCTGCGACATTTGCGCCACTAGAAATTCCAACCATTACGCCGATTTTGCCTAAATTTTGAGCCATTTTAATAGCGACTTCATTTTCTACAACTTCAATAGAATCTATCACATCGCGATTAAGGATTTTAGGGATAAAGTTCGCGCCAATGCCTTGAATCTTATGTGGTCCCGCTTGTCCTTTGCTAAGCAGTGGTGAAGCAGCAGGCTCTACACCAATAATTTTAATAGATGGAATCTTCTCTTTAAGCACTTCGCCTACACCGCTAATTGTCCCACCTGTGCCAAATCCTGCCACAAAATAATCCAAACTTCCCTCAAAGCTTTTATAAATCTCTAGTGCGGTAGTGCGTTTGTGCATTTCTTTGTTAGCGAGATTATCAAATTGACTTGGCATAAATGAGTTTGGTGTGGAATCTAAAATTTCTTGAGCCTTATTGAGCGCACCTTGCATACCCTCACTTGCAGGAGTAAGCACAAGATTCGCACCAAACAAAGCTATCATCTTGCGTCTTTCTATGCTCATAGATTCTGGCATAGTGATGATGATTTTTAATCCAAGAGAAGCACAAATCATAGCGAGAGATATGCCCATATTGCCGCTTGTGCATTCTACAATAGTTGTATCTTTTGTGATTTTGCCTGTCTTTAGAGCCTCATCTATCATTGCATATGCGGGGCGGTCTTTAACAGAATGGCTTGGGTTTAAAAACTCGCATTTGCCATAAAGATTTGGAGCAAATTGCTGAAGTTGTAAAATCGGAGTGTTGCCAATGAGTTCGGTAATATTTTGAGCTATCATTGAAAATCCTTTGTGCGCATTTAAGCGTGAATTTGGTATTTAAAGCTTAGAATCTAGCAATTTTTTATAAAAAAATCAAGGAAAATAATGCAAATTTTCTTCTCTTATTTTTTTGTTATTTATGTGATATATCAATTCTTTACTCCGCTTCAAGCAGCAGATTCTTATATGCAAGTAAATAATTTCAGCGAGGAAGCATTAGGTCAAAAAAGCAGAGGTTGCATTATGCAACATTTGCTTTATCCTAAAGAAGCTAAAATCAATAAGATTGAGGGTGTTGCAAAAATAATGATAAGTCTTAAAAATAATCAAATACATAAATTCCAAATCATACAAAGCAGTGGTTATAAAATCTTTGATATAGCAGCTTTAAGGGCGGTTGAAAAATCCAAAATATGTTTGTAAAATGTATTTGATGCTTATTTTGATAAGATAATCTTTGAATATGCTTTCATAGTGCCAATAGAATTTAGATTTGCAGATTCTAAAAAACAAGATATTGAAGTGCAAAAAATGAATATCTAAAAAGATTTAAATGGTGAATTTAGCACTTTGAGTTAATACAATTTATTATGATTGAATATACAATCTTGCTTTACAAAAAAAAAAAAAAACAATATAATGCGCGGACACAAAGGATTTGTCATAGGAGGAATAATAATGGAAAATAAAAAGGAGAGTAAAGAACTTACACCTCAAGAAAAACGCAATAAAGAATTATATGATGTGCTTTCTAGCTGTCTGGACGCACCAAAAGAGGAATTAGAATCTTTAAAAGCAAAAGTCCTTGCACTTATTGAAAAAGGTGCGGTGATAGATAAAGAAAAAATCAGCGAGCTAGAAGCTTATGTCAGCGATTTAGAGCAGGAGTATTGGGATGATAGTGCCGTGTATGCGGGGCGAAGTGCCAAAGACACTGAAGAATATGCTCTTTTGCAGATTCTAAAAAAGCTCACAAAGGCAAAAGACAAGGCAAAGGCATTTGATTCACTTTTCACGCCTAAAACCTCCCAAAGCAAAGGTGTAACTTATCAGCCAAAGACAAAGGCAGCACTCAAAAAGCTTATCAAAGATGAAAGCATTTATCTAGGTGATATTGATGTCAGCGGAGTGAGCGACTTTACAAATCTCTTTGATAAATCCAAGAGAAAAGATTTTAGCGGGATAGAAAAGTGGAATGTCTCGCATATCAAGGATATGTCATTTTGCTTTGTGGAGGCAAGGCATTTCAATCACGATA from Helicobacter typhlonius includes these protein-coding regions:
- a CDS encoding phospholipase A; this encodes MNKWCMLYLSVGLSGVFADSLPNLPEEKQNKKPYLLLYPHKAVYILPFYHSLSEPTPSESSLPNKDTETKFQFSFKLAVFNELFSPYGTFYFGYTQTAWFQNYNQADSRPFRDIDYQPELFYSYERPISFLGGAFKDISFGYNHISNGERALRSRTQNRLLLNMRWEYDIAPQSVFGIKLGAWVYIGKHLDGFMADNPDLALYRGYNDIGLYYKSNRNLLELYMRPPIARRYYPYFELGYTLRVSDNIGIYVQYINGYGDNMFEYKMRSERIGVGFRLWNK
- a CDS encoding Eco57I restriction-modification methylase domain-containing protein: MNLDVVNLGQVFTPPHIVSDMLNLIQSTTRLENPRFLEPSCGNGAFFKNLPSNKVGIELDSKVVCDKSVLKVDFFSYPVSEKFDCIIGNPPYVRYQDILDSTKFLLNAYKNIFDSRSNLYLFFIYKCILHLKDKGELIFITPRDFLKSTASIKLNEFLFSQGSITNFIDLGDKKIFNKAQPNCAIWRFEKGNFGRKTQCLREFSCINGQILFTKKSYSIPFSSLFFVKVGAVSGADTIFANQQWGNVEFVNSTTAKSGKTKRMIYGERAKDCVYLQEFKQKLLQRKIKKFDESNWWQWGRDYYKSDIPRIYVNTKTRNKKPFFIHSCNAYDGSILAIFPKFEVDSKNLQDLCERLNNIDWEELGFVCDGRFLFSQRSLENCMLDSSFQDIGSKVRQRI
- the cysK gene encoding cysteine synthase A; translated protein: MIAQNITELIGNTPILQLQQFAPNLYGKCEFLNPSHSVKDRPAYAMIDEALKTGKITKDTTIVECTSGNMGISLAMICASLGLKIIITMPESMSIERRKMIALFGANLVLTPASEGMQGALNKAQEILDSTPNSFMPSQFDNLANKEMHKRTTALEIYKSFEGSLDYFVAGFGTGGTISGVGEVLKEKIPSIKIIGVEPAASPLLSKGQAGPHKIQGIGANFIPKILNRDVIDSIEVVENEVAIKMAQNLGKIGVMVGISSGANVAAALEIAKNNPNKKVLTMLNDTAERYLSTDLFNTL
- the metE gene encoding 5-methyltetrahydropteroyltriglutamate--homocysteine S-methyltransferase; the protein is MSSILGFPRIGQNRELKKSLEAFWGGKCSQSELEGVAKDLRKKHWNMQKSLDYVCVNDFSYYDNVLDLAYALGCKPARFKHLSGLDGYFAMARGHQKGVACEMTKWFNTNYHYVVPELSIDDEYKADANGIIAQYNEAKALGFKPKIQLIGVFTLFALSKVIKGEPKEVFHKLKSAYFDLIEQIAKIDSEVLVEFSEPIFVRGFNADIFGLECQQGGSAIECVYNNIAKKGIKAIVSTFFEHSNELTEILLKTDIYGIGLDFVAGAKNKEVLESIAKSDKVLYAGVIDGRNIWVADLESKLALLESIADIVPKNRIVVTSSCSLLHTPFSKEGEDKIDSQILSWLSFAKEKIDELLVLEHIFQGTQSASDSAFLERNKSINISRKTSSKTNNKAVRERVQNHTQNQRSVPFAQRIKLQKEQFNFPILPTTTIGSFPQTPELRALRLNYKKGEINKVQYEEGIKTYIRDCVKFQEEIGIDVLVHGEPERNDMVEYFGEQLEGFVFSQNAWVQSYGSRCVKPPIIFGDVARPKPMTLEWSKFAQSLTQKVMKGMLTGPVTILNWSFVRDDLERSAVCRQISLAIADEIDDLQKGGIKIIQVDEAAFKEGYPLRSENIKAYETWALECFKISTAVALPQTQIHTHMCYSEFNDIIKTIEALDADVISIETARSGNELLKVFKQVGYTHEVGPGVYDIHSPRIPSVEELNVQIKALLEVLPKEQLWINPDCGLKTRKWEEVKPSLKNIVEAVKSVRAAL
- a CDS encoding methylenetetrahydrofolate reductase, translated to MYDIESLIEQLHSTEPFLSVEIAPSISGRLDENLLEDLKTLKLAHAFVCTDSPLARFKPSSILSSLKFQNALQKPVICTISMRDRNSIALCGDILSVNELGLRTFLTLTGDSIKNGDCLQSKGVFEDNSLKLGHIIDELNCGRALNGKSLKENIKRIYNFQVINAYANNPLSLKNKMRKKLSSCEIHALFTQPVYSLNAAEFLLQSLEEIKSECNIKSALVLGFFPVLSYKTALFLRDKLPGVYIPNEWVQKLEKAHNKGKDEEKKVGLEISHSLFMELKSVHNKFHFMSANKPSLVKEFA
- the glmS gene encoding glutamine--fructose-6-phosphate transaminase (isomerizing) is translated as MCGIVGYIGRDEKKEILLNGLKELEYRGYDSAGIAVLSKNELQTFRSVGKLSNLESKCKNFSSTDFGVSIGHTRWATHGKPTEANAHPHIAAFSNVVHNGIIENYQEIKHALEQKGHTFLSQTDTEVIVHLFEEYTKTFADALQAFKATIAELKGAFAILLITKKAPDCIFYAKNGSPLIIGKSATKQDEIYFASSDAPLIGLVESVVYLQDGDIGVMKLGAFDTLKGAKKLNSTKGYAQKEGYRYFMEKEIYEQHKVLLETMMGRVSEGDIILNEIESHFFNDIQSISICACGTSYHAGLSAKYLFERLAKIKTNVLIASEFRYSQPVMNKSELFIVISQSGETADTLEALKLAKKNGLKSLAICNVDNSSIVREADVSLLTRAGIEKGVASTKAFATQMMLLWILSVYIGKIRGHIAQKELETHIAQMVASAKKTYIESDMHEHIKRLSKRYLHGHGFFFIGRDVFYPLALEGALKLKEISYLHAEGYPSGEMKHGPIALADSELFTLALMPTHLLFDKIKSNVEELSARDATICAVSAQPIKGVDDMILISPCQSYMEEFFAMMVVLQLFALEVAIRLGNDVDMPRNLAKSVTVE
- the ilvD gene encoding dihydroxy-acid dehydratase; translation: MRSDIVKKGYQRAPHRSLLRATGLKDEDFNKPFIGIANSYIDIIPGHFFLNRYAQIIKEEIRAAGGVPFEFNTIGVDDGIAMGHSGMLYSLPSRELIADSIETMMNAHSLDAMICIPNCDKIVPGMLMGALRVNVPTIFVSGGPMKAGKLEDGTILDLNSAFEAVGAFAEGKISEKRLHEIECNACPGGGSCSGMFTANSMNTLCEAMGVALPGNGTILALSKEREELLRKAARRIVEIALDEQKSEQFRFRNILNKKAVHNAFVVDMAMGGSTNTILHMLAIAKEAEVDFNLDSINAIASKVAHITKIAPALSTIHMEDINRAGGVSAVMNEVAKRNTSLGSHSADSILYLDALTITGETLGERIANAQIVDSSVIRHNENAYSPVGGLKILYGNLAREGAVLKVAAVAESMKEFEGSAVCFNSQEEAIKGIAGGKVKAGNVVVIRYEGPKGGPGMQEMLTPTSLIMGMGLGESVALITDGRFSGATRGGCIGHISPEAAEGGLIALIEDGDRIAISVSKGTLELLVDSAVLESRRAKWKPIKKEIPSKWLRRYALLVSNAANGAVLKTEL